CTTGAACGGACCCCTTGAACGGGCGAAGTACGCGTGGCGTCTACGCGACGCTACCAAAACACGTCGACGCCGAGGTCGGCGAAGGCAGCGTCGTTGGTCACGACGGCTCCCTTGATCGCGAGTGCCTGGGCGCCGATCAGGCGATCGAAGGGATCGCGATGCGCGCTCTCGAGTTGCCCCGCGCGAATCGCCGACGCTGCGTCGACGTCGAGCAATCGAAAGCCATCCGCTTCAACGACGTACGCAAAGTCGTTGAGCATGGCCGGAGGGACGGTCAGTTTCCCGAGCCGCACCTTGGTCGCGATCTCGAAGGCGCTGGCGGCGCTCACGTACACCGTGCGCTGTGGTGCCTCCAGCATTGCGCAACGGGCCAATGGTGACAGGCGCGGGCTATCGGCGTGCCAGAAGATGAACGCGACCGTGTCGAGCAGCAGCGGCTGAACGAGATCGGTCATAGCCCCGAGGCGTCGGCGTCCTCGTCGGAGAGCGGCGCAAAGGCGTCATCGCTGAAGCGAATCGCGTCTTTGAAGCGCCCCGGTG
The DNA window shown above is from Gemmatimonas sp. and carries:
- a CDS encoding type II toxin-antitoxin system VapC family toxin; this translates as MTDLVQPLLLDTVAFIFWHADSPRLSPLARCAMLEAPQRTVYVSAASAFEIATKVRLGKLTVPPAMLNDFAYVVEADGFRLLDVDAASAIRAGQLESAHRDPFDRLIGAQALAIKGAVVTNDAAFADLGVDVFW